Proteins encoded by one window of Blautia argi:
- a CDS encoding ArsR/SmtB family transcription factor, with protein sequence MGKRINLEEEKELTALGKALSSEIRLRILGLLQDGPLCINEIAEILQIPSSSAALHVRVLEEAELIRTELKPGIRGAMKLCIRQETTLMLDLQKKNDRQREEVISMPVGNYVDYKITPTCGMVNEEEYIDGEDEPRCFYDPRRTTAKLVWFSSGYLEYRFPNAGLQKHTLKALDFSAELCSETADYNLDCPSDITLWINGMEAGTWTCPSDFGGRRGKLNPDWWEDKNTQYGNLKTWHIDEKGTYLDGRLVNKQNLHNYALAEGPYISVRIGIKEDAVHVGGVNIFGSSFGDYPQDLVMRLKF encoded by the coding sequence ATGGGGAAAAGAATCAATCTGGAAGAAGAAAAAGAACTTACTGCGCTGGGAAAGGCCCTCTCTTCAGAAATCCGTCTGAGAATTTTGGGGCTTTTACAGGATGGACCTCTTTGTATCAATGAAATAGCAGAGATTCTGCAGATTCCCTCTTCCTCCGCAGCGCTCCATGTACGGGTGCTGGAGGAGGCAGAGCTTATTCGTACAGAACTAAAGCCCGGTATCCGCGGCGCCATGAAACTGTGTATCCGGCAGGAAACCACCCTTATGCTGGATTTGCAGAAAAAGAATGACCGACAAAGAGAAGAAGTAATTTCCATGCCTGTGGGAAATTATGTGGACTATAAAATCACACCCACCTGCGGCATGGTAAACGAAGAGGAATACATTGACGGAGAGGACGAGCCACGCTGCTTTTATGACCCCAGACGGACAACTGCAAAGCTGGTGTGGTTTTCCTCCGGATATCTGGAATACCGTTTTCCAAACGCCGGATTGCAGAAGCATACCTTAAAAGCTCTTGATTTTTCTGCAGAGCTGTGCTCCGAAACTGCTGATTACAATCTGGATTGCCCTTCCGACATTACCCTGTGGATTAACGGCATGGAGGCAGGTACCTGGACCTGTCCCTCAGACTTTGGAGGACGCAGGGGAAAACTGAATCCGGACTGGTGGGAAGACAAAAATACCCAGTACGGCAATCTGAAAACCTGGCATATTGATGAAAAAGGCACTTATCTGGATGGACGCCTGGTAAACAAGCAAAATCTTCATAACTATGCCCTGGCTGAAGGTCCTTATATTTCTGTGCGTATCGGCATCAAAGAGGACGCAGTGCATGTTGGGGGTGTAAATATTTTCGGAAGCTCTTTTGGGGATTATCCCCAGGATTTGGTTATGCGCCTGAAATTTTGA
- a CDS encoding putative ABC transporter permease, which translates to MKNDFIKCGALGWCMEIFWTGLHALGNREWKMTGHSSLLMFPIYGMAACIGPVSRRLKKVPPLIRGSLYMLGIFAAELGTGMFLKHFHMCPWDYSNTPYHYKGVIRLDYAPVWFFTGLFYEKILSLKE; encoded by the coding sequence ATGAAAAATGATTTTATCAAATGCGGAGCGCTGGGGTGGTGTATGGAGATTTTCTGGACCGGACTTCATGCCCTTGGAAACCGGGAATGGAAGATGACCGGACATTCCTCTCTTCTCATGTTTCCCATTTACGGCATGGCAGCCTGTATCGGCCCTGTATCCCGTCGTTTAAAAAAAGTTCCCCCCCTGATTCGCGGCAGTCTTTACATGCTGGGAATTTTTGCTGCTGAGCTTGGCACAGGTATGTTTTTAAAACATTTTCACATGTGTCCCTGGGATTACAGCAACACCCCTTACCACTACAAAGGGGTCATTCGCCTGGACTATGCGCCCGTATGGTTTTTTACCGGACTTTTCTATGAAAAAATCTTATCTTTAAAGGAGTGA
- a CDS encoding aspartate carbamoyltransferase regulatory subunit, with protein MLNVGRLSEGVVLDHIKAGKSMTIYHDLALDKLDCCVAIIKNARSGKMGRKDIIKVECPIDTLDLDILGFIDHNITVNIIKDGEIVEKKDLHLPKEIRNVIKCKNPRCITSIEQELDHVFILADPEKEVYRCKYCEEKYRGNRNK; from the coding sequence ATGTTAAATGTAGGACGTTTAAGCGAAGGTGTGGTATTAGATCACATCAAAGCAGGAAAGAGCATGACCATTTACCATGACCTTGCCCTGGACAAGCTGGACTGCTGTGTGGCGATTATTAAAAATGCCAGAAGCGGCAAAATGGGAAGAAAAGACATCATTAAAGTAGAATGTCCCATCGATACACTGGATTTGGATATTCTGGGCTTTATTGACCACAACATTACAGTAAACATCATTAAAGACGGGGAAATTGTAGAGAAAAAGGATCTTCATCTTCCAAAGGAAATCCGCAATGTTATCAAGTGCAAAAATCCTCGCTGTATCACTTCCATTGAACAGGAATTAGACCATGTATTTATTCTGGCAGACCCGGAAAAAGAAGTATACCGCTGCAAATATTGTGAAGAAAAATACAGAGGAAACCGGAATAAATAA
- the pyrB gene encoding aspartate carbamoyltransferase has protein sequence MRHLMSPLDLSVEELAKVLDLANDIEKNPEKYAHKCDGKILATLFYEPSTRTRLSFESAMMRLGGKVLGFSSANSSSAAKGESVADTVRTVSCYADICAMRHPKEGAPLVASMASQIPVINAGDGGHQHPTQTLTDLLTIRSLKGRLDNITIGLCGDLKFGRTVHSLIEALVRYEGVKFVLISPEELRIPDYIREDVLRASGHEFVEVERLEDAMPSLDLLYMTRVQKERFFNEEDYVRMKDFYILDKAKMALAGPDMLVLHPLPRVNEISVEVDADPRAAYFKQVQYGVYVRMALILSLLGMGVDLC, from the coding sequence ATGAGACATTTAATGAGTCCACTGGATTTATCCGTAGAGGAACTGGCAAAGGTATTGGATCTTGCCAATGATATTGAAAAAAATCCGGAAAAATATGCCCACAAATGCGATGGGAAAATTTTAGCAACTTTGTTTTATGAACCGAGTACAAGAACTCGTTTAAGCTTTGAATCTGCCATGATGCGTCTGGGCGGAAAGGTTCTGGGATTCTCCAGCGCCAACTCCAGTTCAGCAGCAAAAGGAGAGAGCGTTGCGGATACAGTTCGGACGGTATCCTGTTATGCAGATATCTGCGCTATGCGCCACCCAAAGGAAGGTGCGCCTTTGGTTGCGTCCATGGCTTCCCAGATTCCTGTGATTAATGCAGGGGACGGCGGACATCAGCACCCGACCCAGACTCTTACCGACTTACTTACCATTCGTTCCTTAAAAGGAAGACTGGACAACATTACCATTGGCCTGTGCGGCGACTTAAAATTCGGAAGAACCGTGCATTCTCTTATTGAAGCTCTGGTGCGCTATGAGGGTGTGAAGTTTGTGCTGATTTCCCCGGAAGAGCTTCGGATCCCTGACTATATCAGAGAAGATGTATTAAGAGCCAGCGGTCATGAATTTGTAGAAGTGGAACGCCTGGAGGACGCCATGCCTTCTCTGGATCTTCTTTACATGACCCGTGTACAGAAAGAGCGCTTCTTTAATGAAGAGGATTATGTACGCATGAAGGATTTCTATATTTTAGATAAGGCAAAAATGGCTCTGGCAGGGCCAGATATGCTGGTACTGCACCCTCTGCCCCGTGTGAATGAAATTTCCGTAGAGGTTGACGCAGATCCGAGAGCTGCTTATTTTAAACAGGTACAGTACGGCGTATATGTCCGTATGGCATTGATTTTAAGTTTGTTGGGAATGGGGGTAGATTTATGTTAA
- a CDS encoding DUF6449 domain-containing protein has protein sequence MTSKNYLFNSIKENIRRNFSLLILLSVAMLAVLPAYTLMSLDVAKIQESMQGELISPVQQELLECLGMGNPGLMVVVIFSAVLLGLTGFSYLHSGEKTDFYHSLPLKREELFVSSFFSGFFTFLLPYLGALALTCLIGGGYGGFCENTTATLFKAMGIHILFFLLIYSISILALLLTGNLFTALLAFLGIMTYGWLVSSAYSMLNNRFLYTFGAFEHSDIGKFLSPVISYLALSDTFHANLLLKRQPMAFTQVHGDASLGTKLIIFAVILTILALIADICLYKIRPSESYHKAIAFRKLQPAIKVACVLPIALLAGLLFSAGMGNSFLWLVLSTLVVGLLLSIAFEFLYTMDIRKSLRPRISSGLSLGLLILIMAGYKTDVTGFDSYLPKKEQIETMSVYFPSINGRFSYDNDYFDIYNNVDVNFLEKTHIRDFDSVYALAKEGIKACKERKKQDSVSPILTMTENNAVSTTGMDYLYPGAGNDTTLVSVNVAFHLKSGKTVYRSYLIPETEKVIAQIADIYDDWDYREKLLPTSYQKVEDISYLYLHNFYEYRKQLDMTKGKIEELYKTYKTELENMTFQESSEKRIIGYLEAESEHTDTWNNRFSTSYSLPIYENFAKTIRLLEDAGEEVPKAIDPDKIEKLTLSVWDDELGEESIAEVEDAKQIQQLLEHLSFESCRYGVNSPLDYRLNVSITWKNQENDMTSLYLMKDKSVEEILKKLKFD, from the coding sequence ATGACATCAAAAAACTATTTATTTAACAGCATAAAAGAAAATATCCGCAGGAATTTTTCTCTGCTGATTCTCCTGTCTGTAGCCATGCTGGCAGTACTTCCTGCCTATACGCTTATGAGTCTGGACGTTGCCAAAATACAGGAATCCATGCAGGGAGAGCTGATTTCTCCTGTGCAGCAGGAACTTTTGGAATGTCTGGGTATGGGAAATCCAGGATTAATGGTTGTGGTGATTTTTTCTGCCGTATTGCTGGGATTAACCGGTTTTTCTTATCTACATTCCGGAGAGAAAACGGATTTTTATCACAGCCTGCCCTTAAAGAGAGAAGAACTGTTTGTAAGTTCCTTTTTCAGCGGATTTTTTACCTTCCTGCTGCCTTATCTGGGCGCTTTAGCCCTCACCTGTCTGATAGGCGGCGGATATGGCGGTTTCTGCGAAAATACCACAGCGACTCTGTTTAAAGCCATGGGAATCCATATTTTGTTTTTCCTTCTTATATACAGTATTTCCATTCTGGCTCTTTTACTCACCGGAAATCTGTTTACTGCGCTTTTGGCTTTTTTGGGTATTATGACTTATGGCTGGCTTGTTTCTTCCGCCTACAGCATGTTAAACAACCGCTTTTTGTATACCTTTGGCGCTTTTGAGCATTCAGATATTGGGAAATTTTTAAGTCCTGTGATTTCTTACCTGGCCCTGTCGGATACCTTTCACGCCAACCTTTTGCTAAAAAGACAGCCCATGGCGTTTACCCAGGTTCATGGCGATGCGTCCCTTGGAACCAAACTGATTATTTTTGCTGTGATTCTCACGATTTTGGCGTTGATTGCAGATATCTGCCTGTATAAAATCCGCCCTTCTGAAAGTTATCACAAGGCCATTGCCTTCCGGAAACTGCAGCCCGCGATTAAAGTAGCCTGTGTTCTTCCTATTGCCCTTTTGGCAGGACTGCTTTTCAGCGCCGGTATGGGAAACAGCTTTTTATGGCTGGTTCTTTCCACCCTGGTGGTAGGACTTCTCTTATCCATTGCCTTTGAATTTCTGTATACCATGGATATCCGAAAAAGTCTGCGTCCCCGTATTTCCTCAGGGCTTTCCCTGGGTCTTTTGATTCTGATTATGGCAGGATACAAAACAGATGTCACAGGCTTTGATTCCTATCTTCCTAAAAAGGAACAGATAGAAACCATGTCCGTCTATTTTCCAAGCATTAACGGACGTTTTTCCTATGACAATGACTACTTTGATATCTATAATAATGTAGACGTTAATTTTCTGGAAAAAACCCATATCCGGGATTTTGATTCTGTATATGCCCTGGCAAAGGAAGGGATCAAGGCGTGTAAAGAGCGCAAAAAACAGGATTCTGTTTCACCGATTCTGACTATGACAGAAAACAACGCTGTATCTACCACAGGAATGGATTATCTGTATCCCGGAGCCGGAAATGATACCACCCTTGTTTCTGTAAACGTTGCCTTTCATTTAAAATCCGGCAAGACTGTGTACCGTTCTTATCTCATACCCGAAACGGAAAAAGTCATTGCTCAGATTGCAGATATTTATGACGACTGGGACTACAGAGAAAAGCTGCTTCCAACTTCATATCAGAAAGTAGAGGACATCAGTTATCTGTATCTCCACAATTTTTATGAATACAGAAAACAGCTGGATATGACAAAAGGCAAGATAGAAGAGCTTTACAAAACTTACAAGACAGAGTTGGAGAATATGACTTTTCAGGAAAGCAGCGAGAAACGGATTATCGGCTATCTGGAAGCAGAATCCGAGCATACTGACACATGGAACAACCGTTTCTCCACCTCCTACTCCCTTCCTATTTATGAGAACTTTGCAAAGACAATCCGCCTTTTGGAGGACGCAGGAGAGGAAGTACCAAAAGCCATTGACCCGGATAAGATCGAAAAGCTTACCTTAAGCGTCTGGGACGATGAATTGGGAGAAGAATCCATTGCCGAGGTAGAAGATGCAAAGCAGATTCAGCAGCTTTTGGAGCATCTTTCCTTTGAAAGCTGCCGCTATGGCGTAAACAGCCCTCTGGACTACCGGTTAAATGTAAGCATCACCTGGAAAAATCAGGAAAACGACATGACTTCCCTTTATCTGATGAAGGATAAGAGTGTGGAAGAAATTTTAAAAAAATTGAAATTTGACTAA
- a CDS encoding aspartate kinase, with protein sequence MKKVVKFGGSSLASAEQFKKVGAIIRADGTRRYVVPSAPGKRFSEDTKVTDLLYACYRAANEEIFQKVLAEIKSRYQEIIDGLELSLSLEEDFKILEDNFRKQIGEEYAASRGEYLNGKIMAAYLGYTFVDPAEMIRFDGNGQFDAEITEALVAKRLKDVTEAVVPGFYGAKENGEIKTFSRGGSDITGSIIAGALDVELYENWTDVSGVMVTDPRIIPNPKSIDTITYRELRELSYMGATVLHEDAIFPVRKAGIPINIKNTNAPEEDGTMIVEDTCKKPPYTITGIAGKKGFCSLFIEKSMMNAEIGFGRKVLQVLEEQGISFEHIPSGIDTMTIYIHQDEFAEKEQQVISGIHRAVNPDYMELETDLALIAIVGRGMRSNRGTAARIFAALAHANINVRMIDQGSSELNVIVGVKDEDFEPAIRAIYDIFVETQI encoded by the coding sequence ATGAAAAAAGTTGTAAAGTTTGGCGGAAGCTCACTGGCCAGTGCGGAACAGTTTAAAAAAGTAGGCGCAATTATCCGTGCAGACGGGACCAGAAGATATGTGGTACCTTCTGCACCGGGCAAGCGCTTTTCAGAGGATACAAAAGTAACGGATTTGCTGTATGCCTGCTATCGGGCAGCCAATGAGGAAATTTTTCAGAAGGTTCTGGCAGAGATTAAGAGTCGTTACCAGGAAATCATTGATGGGTTGGAATTATCTCTGTCCCTGGAAGAAGATTTCAAAATCCTGGAGGATAATTTCCGGAAACAGATTGGGGAAGAATATGCAGCTTCCAGAGGAGAATATTTAAACGGGAAAATCATGGCAGCTTATCTTGGCTACACCTTTGTAGACCCGGCAGAAATGATTCGTTTTGATGGAAACGGTCAGTTTGATGCTGAGATTACAGAGGCTCTGGTTGCCAAAAGGTTAAAAGACGTAACAGAGGCAGTTGTTCCAGGCTTTTACGGCGCAAAGGAAAACGGAGAAATCAAGACCTTTTCAAGAGGCGGTTCGGATATCACAGGTTCCATTATTGCCGGTGCTCTGGACGTGGAGCTTTACGAGAACTGGACAGATGTGTCCGGCGTTATGGTAACAGATCCCAGAATCATTCCAAACCCAAAATCCATTGACACCATTACCTACCGGGAGCTGAGAGAGCTTTCTTACATGGGCGCTACCGTGCTTCACGAGGATGCAATTTTCCCGGTGAGAAAAGCCGGCATTCCCATTAATATCAAAAACACCAATGCTCCGGAAGAAGACGGTACCATGATTGTGGAGGACACTTGCAAAAAACCGCCGTATACGATTACCGGTATTGCAGGAAAGAAAGGATTTTGTTCTCTTTTTATCGAAAAATCCATGATGAATGCGGAAATTGGTTTTGGCAGAAAGGTTTTGCAGGTATTGGAAGAGCAGGGCATTTCCTTTGAACATATTCCTTCCGGAATTGATACCATGACGATTTATATTCACCAGGACGAATTTGCAGAAAAAGAGCAGCAGGTGATTTCGGGTATTCACAGAGCAGTAAATCCGGATTATATGGAACTGGAAACAGATTTGGCACTGATTGCCATTGTGGGAAGAGGCATGCGCTCTAACCGCGGCACTGCTGCCAGAATCTTCGCAGCTCTTGCTCATGCAAATATCAATGTTCGCATGATTGACCAGGGCTCCAGTGAGTTAAACGTCATTGTAGGGGTAAAAGACGAAGACTTTGAACCAGCTATCCGGGCGATTTACGATATTTTTGTAGAAACACAGATTTAA
- a CDS encoding GntR family transcriptional regulator: MIFIDYQNRKPIYEQIVERFQMLIIKGVMEADSKMPSVRSLATELSINPNTIQKAYTILEQQGYIYPVKGRGNFVSGNQALKEQQKTAFFEKLKTLIKEAKELDIPKELCLQKTKEFYEEGEA; the protein is encoded by the coding sequence TTGATTTTTATTGACTATCAGAATCGAAAACCCATATACGAGCAGATTGTGGAGCGGTTCCAGATGCTGATTATAAAAGGCGTTATGGAAGCAGATTCCAAAATGCCGTCGGTTCGTTCCCTGGCAACCGAGCTTTCCATTAATCCAAATACCATTCAGAAAGCCTATACGATTCTGGAACAGCAGGGGTATATTTATCCGGTAAAAGGGCGTGGGAATTTCGTTTCAGGAAACCAGGCATTAAAAGAACAACAAAAAACCGCCTTTTTCGAAAAGCTGAAAACACTCATAAAAGAAGCAAAAGAACTGGATATACCAAAAGAACTCTGTCTGCAGAAAACAAAGGAGTTCTATGAGGAGGGTGAAGCATGA
- a CDS encoding ABC transporter ATP-binding protein, translating to MIKTENLCKSFGDIKAVNNVSLTITDNSIFGLAGTNGAGKSTLLRMLSGVLKQDSGKIAVDGSEVYENPQKKSDIFFLPDTAYFFQNSTMLDMAKYFAIYYPRYDVGRLEKLADNLGLEKKRKISTFSKGMKRQASMLLGICAGTKYLFCDETFDGLDPVMRQAAKSLLAYEVSEREFTPVIASHNLRELEDICDHVGLLHRGGVLLSKDVEEMKLHIHKVQCVIPDTKDEETLLSELDIMQYEKRLSLLTMVVRGEREEIMAKIQKRNPLFAEAIPLTLEEIFISETEVAGYDIKKLFI from the coding sequence ATGATAAAAACAGAAAACCTGTGTAAAAGCTTTGGAGATATCAAAGCCGTAAATAACGTATCTCTGACTATTACAGACAATAGTATTTTTGGTCTGGCAGGGACCAACGGAGCCGGAAAAAGTACTCTGCTGCGTATGCTTTCCGGTGTATTAAAGCAGGACAGCGGAAAGATTGCCGTAGACGGCAGCGAGGTATATGAAAATCCTCAGAAAAAAAGCGATATTTTCTTTCTTCCTGACACGGCTTACTTTTTTCAAAACAGTACCATGCTGGATATGGCAAAATATTTTGCCATCTATTATCCCAGATATGACGTTGGCAGACTGGAAAAGCTGGCAGACAATCTGGGACTGGAAAAGAAACGGAAAATCAGTACCTTTTCCAAGGGTATGAAGCGACAGGCTTCCATGCTTTTGGGCATCTGTGCGGGGACAAAATATCTTTTCTGCGACGAAACCTTTGACGGACTGGACCCGGTTATGCGGCAGGCTGCCAAAAGTCTTCTGGCATATGAAGTATCAGAACGGGAGTTTACCCCTGTCATTGCTTCTCATAATCTGCGGGAATTGGAGGACATTTGTGACCATGTGGGACTGTTGCACAGAGGCGGCGTACTTCTCTCAAAAGACGTGGAGGAAATGAAACTGCACATTCATAAGGTACAGTGTGTAATCCCTGATACTAAGGACGAGGAAACCCTGCTGTCAGAACTGGATATTATGCAGTATGAAAAAAGACTTTCTCTGCTTACCATGGTTGTGCGGGGAGAGCGGGAAGAAATTATGGCGAAAATTCAGAAGAGAAATCCTCTGTTTGCAGAAGCCATTCCCCTTACTTTAGAAGAAATTTTTATCAGTGAAACGGAGGTAGCCGGATATGACATCAAAAAACTATTTATTTAA